A stretch of DNA from Serinibacter arcticus:
GTGCCGCGTGCAGGCGCGCACCCCGGACGGTCCCCTCGAACGACCGAACCACCGAGAGAAGGAATCACCTGATGAGTCGGCTGGCTGACAGGGTCGCGGGCGTTCTCGCCGGCGCCGCCGTGGGAGATGCGCTGGGCGGCGCGACGGAGGGCTGGACCCCCGAGCAGATCGCGGAGCGGCACGGCGGTGAGGTCACCGGGATCGTGCCCCCGTACTACCCGGACTGGCGCACCGCGCGGCCGATCGCGCCTTACCACAAGGGCGACGGGCACGTCACGGACGACACCCTCATGACGCACGCGCTGGTCGAGGTGTACGCCCACCGCCGAGCCCACCTGGACGCGTACGCCGTCGCCGAGGACCTCGTCCCGCTGATGATCGGCGAGCCGCGCTGGATCCCCGAGCTCGAGCAGGAGGCGCTCATCCTGCAGCGCGTCTTCCTCGCCGAGAAGTGGATCGTCGCCCGCCTGCACTACGGGCACGTGGACCCCCGCGAGGCGGGCGTCGGCAACATCGTCAACTGCGGCGCGACCATGTACATGGCGCCGGTCGGGCTGGTGAACGCGGGCGACCCCCGCGCCGCCTACCGCGAGGCGATCGAGATCGCCGGGGCCCACCAGGTCTCCTACGGCCGGGAGGCCGCGGGCGTGTTCGCGGCGGGCGTGGCCGCGTCGATGAGCCCCGACGCGAGCGTCGAGACGGTGCTCGAGGCGTCGCTCGCCGTCGCCAAGGACGGCACCCGGGC
This window harbors:
- a CDS encoding ADP-ribosylglycohydrolase family protein, with translation MSRLADRVAGVLAGAAVGDALGGATEGWTPEQIAERHGGEVTGIVPPYYPDWRTARPIAPYHKGDGHVTDDTLMTHALVEVYAHRRAHLDAYAVAEDLVPLMIGEPRWIPELEQEALILQRVFLAEKWIVARLHYGHVDPREAGVGNIVNCGATMYMAPVGLVNAGDPRAAYREAIEIAGAHQVSYGREAAGVFAAGVAASMSPDASVETVLEASLAVAKDGTRAAIEAVTTAVRELLATSPSPSTADVRRTIRDAVAPYDTVGPEYRKPAMDARLPSRTKSIEELPAALGFVLAHDGDTRAAVLGAVNYGRDSDSIATMAGAICGGLNGLDSVPADWRTDIATASRIDLDAVAEVMTGVVRDVLTADAEAASARAAATTSLLDD